A genomic stretch from Arachis stenosperma cultivar V10309 chromosome 3, arast.V10309.gnm1.PFL2, whole genome shotgun sequence includes:
- the LOC130965760 gene encoding uncharacterized protein LOC130965760, translating into MSTEKFVILKGYLPSDPSKTRKGEVVETIKNLAREGWLERYLVERSNHHGKRKRDDEDRRDPPPQTSERHIHMISGGFSGGGITKSSRKRHLKEVYQVGGKAPNLPTISFTKEDGQGIIPGHDDPVVITMILANSHLHRTLVDQGSSADILFKPAFDKLGLVEKELRAYPDTLYGLEGTPIKPLGFIPLHTTFGKGAKSKILSIDFIVVDVGSAYNALIGRTTLNRLGAVVSTPPPLHEIPNARGNSNHQGRLETSEEMLQ; encoded by the exons ATGTCTACAGAGAAATTTGTCATACTGAAAGGCTACCTCCCCTCAGACCCATCAAAAACAAGAAAGGGCGAAGTTGTGGAGACTATT aaaaatCTGGCCAGAGAAGGTTGGCTAGAAAGATATCTCGTTGAAAGGTCGAATCATCATGGTAAGAGAAAGCGAGACGACGAGGACCGGAGGGATCCACCACCACAGACCTCAGAAAGACATATACATATGATCTCAGGGGGATTCAGTGGAGGCGGCATCACAAAGTCATCTCGCAAGAGGCACTTGAAGGAAGTCTACCAAGTCGGGGGCAAAGCTCCCAACCTCCCTACCATCtcattcactaaagaagatgggcaaggtaTCATTCCTGGACATGATGATCCAGTTGTGATAACCATGATCCTTGCCAATTCCCATCTTCACAGAACCTTGGTGGATCAAGGAAGCTCAGCCGACATCCTGTTCAAACCAGCATTTGATAAGCTGGGATTGGTTGAAAAGGAGTTAAGAGCTTATCCCGATACCCTGTATGGACTGGAGGGCACACCAATAAAGCCACTAGGATTTATACCCCTGCACACAACTTTTGGAAAGGGGGCAAAATCCAAAATTCTGAGCATCGACTTCATAGTCGTCGATGTGGGTTCAGCCTATAATGCTCTAATAGGCAGGACCACCCTAAATCGGCTCGGAGCAGTGGTGTCCACCCCtccacctttgcatgaaattcccaacgcCAGAGGGAATAGCAACCATCAAGGGAGATTAGAAACTAGCGaggaaatgctacaatga